The nucleotide sequence GATCGTTTCTCAATTTCCCAACCTTTTAGATCTGTAAATTAAGCCTTCAAgcatctaattaaaacaaacaaataaaaccaGATACAGTTAATATTTTGCTCTATGAAGACCAACTTTAGTAAGTTTTATTGTGGTTTATTAAACTCTTATCTCTCTGTATTCTTCGTCAATTTTGTCGATCAAATCAGAAAGCCCATCTGAAGAGCACCCAAACTAGTATTCGTCCTACTGCAAACAAACCCAAAGTTTTAAGTTGTTCCACTTTTCCACTATTTACGTTTATACCATGAATCATTACTTAAATTCAAAGAATTGCATAATATCTTTGCAAAATCAAAGTTCTCTTCAATATGAGATATGATATGAGCTGCAAACACCGAAAGGGAGCAACAACTTAAATCATATGCATCTTTCACTTGGTTTTGAGTCCGGTTGTAAGGAGTGGTAGTGAGCTGGAGAGAGACAAGAAGAGGCGGGGCCACCTATGTCACTCTAGttctaaaacaaaaacactttctgtttattttgtttatgtcCTATGTAAGTTTGTAATTGGGTAAACTTGTCATTAAAACCTTCATTAAAAAGTCGGTGAGATAATAAGACAATGGGGTGGATGTGTCACTCTATATTTAAATTGTGTTTAGTTAGCACAAATAGGACTCTTTAGTATTGACAAAATTTTTTGTTAAGagttttaattttcaaagaAGATAATAGAAAACTaacaaattatttaaatccTTCTGTTTTACTTTGGCAAGCAGTAATGGGCGGTTAAGAGTACGTCCACCAGTTGGTGGAAAGTAAGGGAAAGGGATCAAAAGATGTCTTCCAACCCAAAAAGTCATCTCCATCGGCCCAAATTGACAAGGGCAATTGATGGGTCAAGCACTGTCCGTTCAAAAGCCGAAGAAAAATAAGACCGACCTTGCAAAACGGGCAAGCTGACACCGGCcactattttaatttttttttttctcttagaaGCGTGTAACACACGCTCGAAAATAGATGCGTGGCTAACAATAGCTGTAGGGGTGGGCCTCGCTGCAGCAAAGCCCCAGCGGCTTTTTGGTGTGGCTTGTTGTGAGCCGTTAGATTTTTAAcaggaaaaaattaaaatgtcacCGTTGAGACACGTGGTGCGTTCTGGTGTATCCGTTTTCACatcattttgaaaattaatggtcaagattaatccaacggaaaaaaaaaaaatttaaaacagaaaaaaaaatgatagaaaaaaaaaattaggccaTACGTTGGATGTCCTAGCACCATGCATTGGATGCCCCAAGTTGTGGGCTACTGAGAATAATATTGTTGTGATATTGTACTACCTTGTAGCgttgtgattttgttttttatttgaaataaatgattgaaaatagacaatcatttcattttcatgGAACAAATTTACAAAGCATAAAAAAACTCTTACCCTTTTCAAACGGGTTAAGTTGCACAGACACAGGTACTATTCAGGGTGAATAGTAAGGACAAGTTAATTGCCCTTGCCTTTACCCTTGCCCTAAGCAGGTATTATTTACTGTAAATGGTAATTACCTTGTTGCAACTTCACCCTTTAGTAATCCACTAACAAGTGGACTTGCTGTTATATGACAGACATCTCAACAACGatgagtttcattttttttatgtaaacaATTTTGACAGATTTGTTAACAGATTTTGACGGTACAAGGGCAAAGAGAGACCCAAGTTGAGGGTTAGGGGTTATATGACAATTTTTCAAAGCACTTTTATTGTCTATGCATTcgttcttaatttaatttacttTCTCGCAAGTAGattaagtttcaattttttttacattctcTCTCGATCTTCGCCTTCACCGTTTCACAATATTTGGTTGTTCGTTCAAAGTCTTGTTTTTATGGTAGAGAAAGAACGTAGTTTGAAAAAACGTTCCTTGCTCGGTTGTTCAATCATTTGATTAGAAATCAAATTCAAGACGCAAACACAATAATTTTCACATCGTTTTTACGCTGGTCAATCTTAACAACGTAATAACACGCTCGCTCATCTAAACCAGAGAAAGATCAAAATCTTTCAAGACCGCCCGAACTGGTCCgaatacactaaaaaatctcactCGCTTGCCTAAAGCTCAATACTTCGGTTGTAGCGTTACGAATAAAAAGAGCGGCAAATGGACAGAGAGAAATCATCTCTCTCCTTTGGACTCATAAGAAAGGATATTATCTTAATTCCATCTTTGAATGCCCCACTAATACGGAGAGTGATAAAGGCAAATAGATCAGATTATAGCGGAGCAGCTGCCGTCGCGGACTCCAAACTCCACTGTTACAGTGAGCGAGGCAGAGGCAGAGGCCAAAATCCAAACTCGAAAGAAAGGAAGGAAGGTAGGAAAAATGGCGATAACGCTCAACAATGGGTTCAAAATGCCAGTAGTGGGTCTGGGTGTTTGGCGCATGGAAGGAAAAGAAATCAGAGACCTCGTTATCAATGCCCTCAACCTTGGCTATCGCCATTTCGATTGCGCTGGTATCCAACTATCCATTGTCATTTCTTTCTCTCCTTCATTTTCTCACCTTAATTCTCACCGAACTTTACACTTTGTTCATATGGGTTTGatttctttcctttcctttcgtTAATTTGTCATCTGGGTTTCGTTGCATCAACTGCTTCTGGTATGCTAGAGCATTGTGTTGTGTGTGCGTGATGTAGGACAGTAGAAATAGATAGTAATATACAAGATATCCGGACTCGCTCCGGCCTTTGGCATCATACCAGTCGAAATTTGGAATCTGATTCCGATTACAGATCATTCTTGTGCCTGCTAAAACATTTGAATCTACGCTCTCAGAATCATTTTTGCCCATATGGCGGTAATTCGTAGCTTGTTGCACAAATTACCTTTGCGGTTGTAACATGCGTTGACGAGTTAATGCTGCTTTCGGCTGATTACAAGAATGAACGAGAAGTTGGGGAGGCACTTGCAGAAGCATTTTCGACTGGGCTTGTTAAGCGAGAGGATCTCTTCATCACCACCAAGGCAAGCGTACTTGCTGCTCCAGCTGACTAGTCCATATCCGTCGTTGTCCAGACTGTGACATCTATTTTTCTTCCTGTTTCTTCATCCTTAATGCAGCTTTGGAATTCGGATCATGGACACGTTGTAGAGGCCTGTAAAGACAGTCTGAAGAAGCTTCGGTTGGATTATCTGGATCTGTACCCTGTTCACTTTCCTGTTGCCACCAAGCATACCGGTATTAATTCTTGGTTTTTGACTACTTTATGCAAAACTTCTCTGTATTATGTGACCTTTGCTCTACTATTTTTGAAATGTGGTTGACAATACTAGTGTGTGATTGAAAACTATAGATTACTCCAATAGGAAAACAGTTTACTTGCTACCAACTGATGTCTCTACAGTTTGGATGGTCAAGGACGTGATTGATGAGTGGAAAGAAAATTCAGAAGGTGTATAACATTTTCTGAATAACCTATTCTAACCAAACTCATTACAGGCTGAATAAGCTCAGTAAGAAACAGAAAGCAATACTAATCCAACTCGCTAATCCAGATCAAACTAGGGTTCCATGGATGATTCTAAAATtctgaatattaaaaaaatcaatgacTATGTGAGTAGTTTGGGTTAGGAGATAGAAAGGGCACATTGATTAGGTTGTGTGAGGAGAGTGAAGAGGAAATCAGACTGAGGGGCAAGTGAACCTAGAAAGATCTAGAAGAGGGGTTGATGAAGATAGTATTGGcttgggtttttcttttctattagTAGGAGTGGAACTGAAgcgcgcgggggggggggggggggggggggggggggagagaaaTTAAAGTGGGTGCTCATTCTATTACACTAAAACCTCTCTTGGGGGGGAGAGAAATTAAAGTGGGTGCTCATTCTATTACACTAAAACCTCTCTAAAGTAATACTATACAATGGAATAGCCTCcttaaagtaaattaaaaaaacaattctGCTGCCAACTTGGGACCAATTATGCATTAGAATAAACTCTATATTgtaataagttataatttttcttggTCCCATCTTAAGGAAACACATCTTCATATGGTTATAATTGTCAATgagtacaaaaatatgcaagAAATAAAATACTTTGGCGTCCAAGGAATCCTATTTAAGAAATACAGCATTCCTAAGGATAAATAAgtcaaaaaataatatttttttcctacacCTCTATTAAGTAATAACCTCTAAAGTTATAAAATTGGTTTGGTCCCAACTGTATAACTTTAGAGAGGTTTTATTGTATATTGGGGAAATGGGCATTCCCACCCGCAACCAATTCCAGAGTCCCGGATCCAACCTTAGtttctttttcatgtatgcTGGTTAACAAATGATtgtgaaaatttattttgttaaaacgGTGCCTTTAGatgattaaaatataaaaacgataaaaaaaattcattcttATCTTGGATTCTCGTACgaactgttttcttttagttgtCAAATATATTCATTCCTGTATTGATTATTGAATTCATCTGTCTCTTTATTTGCATACATGCAGGAGTTGGTAGGACTGGCAGTGCTTTGGATGAGGATGGGGTGCTAGAAATAGACACAACCATATCTTTGGAAACTACCTGGCATGCTAGGGAAGAGCTGGTCTCTATGGGTTTAGTTCGTAGCATTGGAAATAGGTGATCATACAAACTTTGCACATTTCAAGGATCATTACTTGAATCAATAATGATATTGCGAATTTAGGTTATGTTTTCCTTTTACTTCCTATGCAATATATTACAGTATTAGCCATGCAAACTAGTTCATTTGGGGTATTTATGGGAAACCAACTCacaaaaatataagtgaatGTGCTGAAGAAAATTGAAACGTTGCAGTAATGTGTGTGCGTGTTAAAATGGTAATAAATTTTTACAAATACAGCTTCGGTTGGAGATATCATATAGTTTAGTTCAGGAAGGGGTTAACTATTGTGTCTTATTGCTTGTTGATGTATAATACAAACTTACACATGATATGTGCAGTTAGAGAAAGATTATAAATTATGGCGCAATATCACTAGGTTTATTTCAGTAATCTCTGAGTTGTGCCACACAGTATCAACAAGTTTGGGTGCTTCTGAATATGCACAAAATGATATGGGAAGCTCCTTTAAATTTTCCTTATCTCTTTCATGCTTAGTGCAACATATGGCACCAGCCCTAGTGGAAGATTCATAGTATATGTTCTGGcattttaatttcattcatttgtcaATTGTTTTGCATATGAATTGTGCTCTGATGAAACAATTATCTGCAGTAACTATGATATCTTTCTGACGAGAGATTGCTTAGCTTATTCCAAAGTGAAGCCCGCCGTGAATCAGACTGAGACTCACCCATACTTCCAACGTGAATCTCTTGTCAAATTCTGTCAGAAGCATGGCATCTGTGTCACTGCCCACACTCCTCTTGGAGGTGCTGTGGCCAACAGCGAGtggtttggttcagtttcatgTCTAGATGATCCAGTTCTTAAGGTAAGCTCCTTTTTTTTATCACTTGAAGTTGAATTACTGGATTTATTTACAAATTACCAGTAAAATATAGTAAGATTGTTTcttgtcaatcacattcctcTTTTGTCAGAATCTGGCTGAGAAATACAAAAAGACTGCTGCCCAAGTTGTTCTAAGGTGGGGCATCGAACGGAACAAAGTTGTCATCCCGAAGATGTCAAAACTTGAGAGATTGAAAGAAAATTTCCCAGTTTTGACTTTGAGCTCACCAAAGAGGACATTGATAAactcatatttatataaattttacatcaaattcacttgtcttttcttagttagttccttatatttttaagctatttactttgtttttgtgttttgtaggatttgtcaagtaaagaaaagaaaaatagcacaagtggaattttaagtaacaaattcgtcaaaactgcctgtgcaaatcagctgactttggaagcaagttgcagACAGCTCataatgaattagagaatgaaccttatatgcttggaaagctacggatgtctattttctggaggattttgcggattgttaatatcatatttgttatggccgttttaacactaaaaggttCCTAAGAGGCTGAacagtttgtaactgaaaagaaagcattgaaagcaataaatccaataaaattagcagccaaaactgatgcagccaagaacaaaccagctgacacctattcaaatatcagaggaaatggaaaattaagtgggagtaatgggcataaaggctgcccaaagagttacaattgttttagcatttcctctcacttattgtcttcactaaatggctgttagtggggtgagttatggagaaaaaactgtggcagcagaaaagaagaaaagggttgCAGGTTGTAGCGGAAAAGAGCGAAAAAGACTGGAAAAAAAGAGTGgaaaaaaaggtggaaaaaaagatagaaaaaaaggaaggaaagcaaggaaaaaaggcaaggctgctgTGTTGggaaaggaaggaaaggaaggaggaaattttggcattctcttctttcagttttatcttctcaaactcacgtctttcttttggtttaatttgagaattatgtgtaactaatttttagtagttaggggttgttttgaagccccgaatatgattgcaagtttgttatgacatttcgtttgaattacttttatgaatggatgaaaattggttcactacttgtctcattgatgaattctttatgtgttttctacggatgcatacttagtaagcatatttaggattctaatgctatgaatatgtgtgtgtctgCCCTTGTTGAATGAGGActtacatatgttctagagtagtacttgttaattgtgattaacatgtgaatcaatttctaggataagtaagacaacgctagtacttacgatgccttgtgatgactcaaactcttttcgttcttaatgatttctactttttaaatctatgaacacaccattctagattgcatgttagggactaagttaagttgaaaacgccaatctcttaacatactacgtaagaaagagtaataggttgagttctaacattgagccaacttgagcatcttcatccgaaaatgaaaggactttgaatgaaacataaaatgtttgcatgattatttggtggtggatagcaattcccctaactcgtttttcttaatttgcaaactacttaaaatctatttttgtcctgtttttgtttgatttaatttaaataacaaatcaactctaaaaatcccaaaaatttgtgtgagtgtagctctatgtgtctagtatctgtatataaaatttcgtagactttagataagtgtaagtcggtctaagAATTagttttcggtggctggtcagtaaggacaacagcccagtttttgtgacattttaagtagttagataaaacaatcttctgcgggaaagacccttattttcatatgctataattgacaaatcttattgttaataaggaaaattaataggacatttgtgtgctactttgtggtgtgatTTCAATCCTATCAGACATGGACCTGATTGCAAAGGTAGACAGGAAACACCGGACAAACCAACCTGCCAAGTTCTGGGGCGTTGATCTGTTTGCATAGATTTGCCTGTAACTGTTCTCTCTACCCATGAGAACAAATGCCTTGTGGTGGCTAACAATAACAGAGTACTAGAGTCATGTTTCTTTCTCCGAGTTGTAAACTTCAAGCTGAATCATTCTTGAAGGTTGAATAGACATGTTAGATAAAACTCGTACACAAACTAAATTTGATCTTTCAATGAACCTACTCTTTTTACTGTGACTGTCTTCCCTTGTATGGCCTCGGTTAACTTATAAATTCTGTAACCAGTTAATTCATAGGGTTGATAGTGACTGTGTCATGTACTTATTAGATTTTATGTTTTTCCTTTGTTTGCAAGAGGTTGCTGAGACCAACTGTGCCTAAAGAAATGTGATACACCATGCTATTAGCGAGCACACTCAAATATTGCAGGATGTAGCTGCAGATCCTACTCTTCCTCGAACTAAATCCGTGCGTTGTGCTGAGTGCAAGCATGGAGAAGCTGTCTTCTTTTAGGTTATATGCCCAATCCTCTATATGTTGTGGTGAATTTTATTGGTAGTTATGCCTTTTCAAACTTTTGGTGTTAAGAGCACAATGCTAAATATTTTaatgtcacataaatattcCAAGTCATCaattttttggatgaaattCCAACTACTAATCTCTTTATCATTAGATAATTGGACTCACAATGCGTTAGGGCCAGTTTTGCTATTAGTATAGTTAGCTAACTCTAGAAATGCATTAGGGTTAAGATTTTTTCTAGTGTTTGTAAACTTCTAGCGCTTCGTGTATCATTGCGTCTTCCCCTTCACTCTAGATTTCAACTAACTATTAACCAAGTATCTATTAAAATTAGTGACCATGGGTTCTTCTATGAGACGCTTAACTTGTATTGAACCCGAGTTCTTGTATTATTTATTCTAGAGAGATTGTTAGGTCACTTTGTATTGAAACATTCTTCTGTTTTGAGAAAATTTCTACCATTGTATCATTGGGAAGTCGATTTCACTTTGtctcgggggggggggggggggggggggtgtatGTCCACTACCATGCATATGGTGATACCATTTTGAACAGTTAGATAGAAGTCTAAAGTGAAAGGGAGGTTCTAATTGATTGTGATTGTGTGTTAGTGTGTGTAGGTTAGTAATATGTACGTTCAGTTCAGGGAGGAAGAACATGCTCAAGCTGCTCTTCTGAATCTCACTGGGAGGTTCTATGCAGGTTAGttcccttctttttcttatcTTGATATGTTACGAACAACATGATCGATAGTTGTGATGGTATGGTGGTTTTATCGTCACTGTAATATGTTTCGCCGAAGTCACTTTCCTGTCTTTTGATTGATTCGTGATTGGTAGATGTATTGTGCTACATGACAGTTCAGTAGTAATAGTTGATAGTTGTATGGTTTTTCCATCTGTTAATTGGGGTTCATATTTCACTAAGATCGCTTTGAATTTCATCTAATCTTCTTTTATCCTCCGTTTAGTTCCTGAGAAACTGTATTGTGTTGTTGGATTTACTTCATTTAACAGTTTACATGttttcttatatttatttatttcttttcttttgctgcAGCCATGTCTGTCCAAGAAGATGGATTGTGGAACATTGTGAGGGCCAGTTCTTTGGATTTCAATGCCTGGACTACTTAATTGAAGAGACAGGGTTGCAGAGGtgatgttgaccctaaaaattacaaagcctacgtggtgcgcaggccgaataactaataagctaactacgtccttcggttaaatgcggggcgtgccaactcgtcggccgaggagtaaaatttgttgatgttgcgttgagcgcgttgctgacttctttatcttgcgactgcggtcgaggaaggaacaaatctcggcctttggattctcgagcctaaagacaaggctgctagttctacgaagttcaatatcaaattcggctttcagggtgctgaatgtagtaacctggtaacacctcacttcgccgagaaggctaatgagatgacctctgccaataaggatttgaaaatccttctcgaccgagacttggataaataaccagtcggccttgacgcagtgctgtttatccaaactgaaggtgcttcgggaacggctgattctacggcaacagtgctgtttatccaaactgaacatgttcgccggttgccttcgcagtgttgtttatccaaactgaagatgtgtcagcggaaaaaagaaaaaaaaaatctcaagatgtttgagaggttttgcgcagggcagttgtgtgttgaattggaggtcccttCCATGTTGCACGacctcttgtatttatagtgaagTCTCTGCTCACAACCTGATGGTATTTGTAGAATTCAATTGCAACTTAAACTCTTAGACGTGTTGTAGAATCCAAGCCGTGAACATCCAACCATCTTTGATTAAATCACAACCATCTTTTATCCCAATCTCAATTACCGCGCCATCAGGTGAAATCACAACGGGATAAAATGGCATATGCCATCTTTTATCCCATATTTCCACGTGCATGTGTTCATAAAATAAACAGCACCTTTATTGGCTAACTATCTAGGCAAGTTACCCCGTGCTGGATGAGTAACCCAATTTCCTCCACCTTGTTGAACAATCAACAATGGTTATCAGATCATCTTTATCTAAGCCAGCTAACTTTGATCAAATTCCAATGATAATACGATCTCATCTTTATCTCCATTGTATTTGTATAAATGCATGGAAGATAGTCTGCCATACTCCTAACTTCATTCATGATAATCATGCCATCTATCCACGAGATTGCACTAGTATTAATTCACACGGCATCGTATCAGATCACCATGACTTTATCACCCAACTGTGCTCTAGATAATTCAATATATTATtaagagataattattatgataaaaatcacAACATTATTCCTTAACAATAACTAAAATTATCCTGACTCAGACACCTAATGGCTTAGAACTTCATTCACTCAATAGCCTCGATCATTCGGGCCGATTgtgtaattttgggtccaaacaggtGCGTTAGCTAGATTTTTGAGACATTAGATGAATTGTTTGGGTGAGTGTGAATCATCTAAGGTTTGGTAgagaaattgtttttatttaaatgtgAATAATATGAGGTTGCAAAACTGTGAACTTCACTGTACTTTCTACATGTTCTTAGATATTTTTGTGATTGTCAACTGCCTTAGCATACCATGGTTTGCCCATGGTTTCGCATTAGTGATTGCATGCTACATTTTCTAAATAAGATCTCTATTATCATTATTTGTTCGAGAGGCTAGTTTTTGGCAAGAGTTGTAACTATGATTTGTTGTATAGGATATTATCATCACATGGATGCTTGAAGGCACATAATAGTTGCCTTGACCTCTAAGAATATATGTATGGTAAATGACCGTTGCTTAATCAAATTTACTATATGCTTGATATTATTAATACATGAGTACATGCTTTATCATTGAAGAAGTGAAATTCAATTCTGATATAAGTACATACTTTCTTGTTGACAAATTGGTTAAGATTCATGGCTACAATTTGATTATGGATTAAGGATGTTTTTGTTTGTGGAACTAATTTTTATTCTATTCGTAGAATTGGGCGGGTTGTTGTCATCACACAAAAGTTCGTTTTTGAGGTCGCAACTGATGCTCTTCACTAAGCCACTAAATTATTCTCCTCTTTTCCTCTTGCCTCATGGCACActccttttcttgtttttctatcaCTTACTAGCTAAATATATTGTGGTCTTACAGGTTTGAGAATTAGCACAACACTAAACGAATTGCTTTGTATTTTGTTGGTATGGTGCACTTTTGTGATCAAATTGGTTGCTCTATGGACATGGAGGATGTGCTCGGGAGATTACTTTGTGTTTTttggtatgattttgttttgtagTCATCATTAGGTACCTCTGTCAACTTTAGGATGTGCATCAATTGTAAAAGCAACAaaacaattcaaattttttgtttgtgcCAAAACTTCCAATTGTACTGTAATTGACAATATTTACTAATTAATCTAAGTATTTGGAATGTGTTTATGATGATAATTGTTATATTTCTATTGTATTCATTTCAATATTAATTTAGATGTTATGAAGTGAGGTCTGTCTAAAATgaattgttaaaataaaaattaaaataaatgtaaACTAGGGCATGCAAAATCAACATTAACTATTGATGGTAGTATTCTATTACGATGTACGACGTATGTCGTAATTGCCTTTACAGTGTTATAACACTCAATAAACGTTGTATCTAATATAAATTTGGCATATATGTATGCCGTAATTGGTTTTGCAGTATTACAACACTCCATTAATGTCGTATCTAATACCAATTAAGGTGCGCAATGCACGCCTTAAAGATCAATTATGGCGTGTTTTGCTTAAATTATTCACAACTACTAGAGTACGTCGTATTTGACAAAACATCTTTTACGACAGGGGCTTTTACTGCTTGGGGGCTCACATCATGAATAACCGTTTACAGCGGTCTTTGTGCGCCGCAAAAGACCAATTCtgttatagtttttttttttttttttttttgctcattTAAGCTTGATTTTTAAGTGAACTGAGTTGAGGTCaaacaaaataatagattcGTTAATAAAATAAGTTGTACCTTATCTCTATTACAAATCCAACAATACtcctttttgaaaaatattcaaataattatttataCCTTTATCCCCATGATTGATATTATTTCTGTACATTTCTTGAAtggttgaagctttttccttTGGGCACATAACTTGAGTGGTTCAAGCTCTttggttgaaactttgtaggtgaagcctTTTCCTTTGGGCACATAGCTTGAGTggttgaagttttgtaggtgaagctttttggttgaaactttgtaggtgaaactttttggttgaagctttgtaggtgaagcctTTTGGTTGAAGccttgtaggtgaagctttttggttgaagttttgtaggtgaagctttttggttgagcctttgtaggtgaaaatttgtaggtgaagatttttggttgaagcttttttgaaccacataaataaattttgcttccacactcttattcaagagtgtggaaggcttTTTGAATTTCTTGTTGAAGCTTTCGGTTGAAGTTTTTTGAACCACATAAATAAATTTTACTTCCAGCCTCTtgagcaagagtgtggaaggctttttgaattttttgttgaagctttcgATTGAAGCTTTTTTGAACCACATAAATAGATTTTTCTTCCACACTCTTAAGTAAGAGTGTGAAAggctttttgagttttttgtaGTTAGGCAAAGTGTGAAGCTTCCTCCTTTCAAGGTGTGGGAGGCTTCCTCCCTTAAAGTGTGTGAAGGCTTTTTCCCTTCAACGGTGTGGGAAGCTCTCTCCCTTGGGTGTGGAAGCTCCCTCCCTTCAAGGGTATGGGAAGCTCTACCCTTCAAAGTGTGGGAAGCATTTTACAAGACTTaacaaattgattttgcttccacaAGAGTGTGGAAGGCAATCTACATGTTGTAGTTATCTCCTATGTGTAGAAGTTTTGTTGGCCTTCTCCACAtgtcataattaattaaataattattaattaattaattttggatttatttttggcataattttttttttttttttgctagattttttttggtgaactgTGGACGAGAAAATGTGGGAGAGACCACATATATAGATTTTGCTTCTCTACTCTtgagcaagagtgtggaaggcaTTCTACATGTTGTAGTTGTTGGAGGTTTGTTAAACCATATAATacga is from Pyrus communis chromosome 10, drPyrComm1.1, whole genome shotgun sequence and encodes:
- the LOC137748018 gene encoding NADP-dependent D-sorbitol-6-phosphate dehydrogenase-like; this translates as MQLWNSDHGHVVEACKDSLKKLRLDYLDLYPVHFPVATKHTGVGRTGSALDEDGVLEIDTTISLETTWHAREELVSMGLVRSIGNSNYDIFLTRDCLAYSKVKPAVNQTETHPYFQRESLVKFCQKHGICVTAHTPLGGAVANSEWFGSVSCLDDPVLKNLAEKYKKTAAQVVLRWGIERNKVVIPKMSKLERLKENFPTAHNELENEPYMLGKLRMSIFWRILRIVNIIFVMAVLTLKGS